The DNA window atgaagttctttaaaaaaaagttctttacaaaaaacaagatctggtctgcaaatcttttttttctaaatatgagtgttgaaaaacgggggtcgtcttatattcggaccaatacgatAAATCCTTTTATAGACGGTGACTCGAGCGGCGGCTGGCTTCACCGCAGTCATTCGAGCCACAGCCGGCTGATCCCAGCGAGGAGGACGGCTCATTCCGCTGAGGAGTTCATTATAAATGTAGGGTACTCACTGAGCAGAATCATGTAAAATCCACGCATTTTGCTGCTTGACACGACGATCACCTTGAAATACTCTTTAGAGGACGGGACACGGTCTTTTATATGGCCATACCACGGACTTCCCCTAGATTGTTTACGACACATCCCACCTTGTGGGGGCTTTTTGCAGGTTGTGTTGTCATCATGAGATGGTGTCTCATTGCCACCTGCAGTCAGTTGGTGATACCTAcactttcagttttattttgaatgtgcctgttgtttgtgtgtgtgtgtgtgtgtgtgtgtgtgtgtgtgtgtgtgtgtgtgtgtgtgtgtgtgtgtgtgtgtgtgtgtgtgtgtgtgtgtgtgtgtgtgtgtgtgtgtgtgtgtgcgtgtgtgtgtcacaggtcAGAAAGTGTTTTACTGGTGtggcaaaaaaaatctaaactcgCCCATTCACTCCTTTCGcgccgttatcagccgcaacatgatacaatgtttgccccacacacacaaatacacacacacacacacttgactccCCACAGTTCGCCAAGTCGGGTGACGAGgtttttataggtttggtgacgtagTAATTCACTCCTATACGTAGTACTGTACTCCACATCGggttagagtttttcaaacggaagggcagacactatgcacatttctaacacaatatttcaaatttcaatactttgtactcaaatgtcgagattgggacttggattgatccataacactacttaatactcaaatacagaggtttatagttgaaaaaagtggttttagggtttagttactccgAGGTGGTGGAGTTGCAGCTATTTTTGATTCatgtcttctagttaaccctcgaccaaagctgaatttttcttcttttgaaagccttgttcttagtctttcacatccagtctcaagaacctttcagccagttctagttgttgtggtttaccgccctcctggcccatattctgagtttctatctgaatttgcaaaatttttatcagatttagtccttaacagtgatagaataattgttgtaggtgacttcaatatccatgtggatgttgataatgatagccttagcacagctttcatgtcactattagactctgttggtttcacccagggtgtaaatgaacctactcatcgtttcaaccataccctggatcttgttttagcttatggcattgaaatccataaccttacagaattttgaaagaatatggcgctcgaccaaaacggtagaatcccgtttattctggcagggtagtcatagaaaatatatgaaggctctacgttacgctcgagctgcctactactcctctctaatcgaggaaaacaaaggcaatcctagataccttttgagcactgtagccaggctgacagagagtcatggctccattgagccttgtattcctttagccctcagcagtaatgatttcctgagctttttcaacaacaaaattctagacatcagagacaaaattagtaatctcctgcccttacctggtgcagatacgaCTGATATGGCAgggacagttccaggaccagatgttagtttagactgtttttctccaatcgacctttcagagctatattccattttttctgcgtcgaagccgtcaacctgtcttttagacccaatcccaaccaagctgtttaaggaagtctttcccttaaacagcaactctatattagatatgatcaatttgtctttactggcaggctatgtaccacaggcatttaaagtagcggtaatcaaacctctacttaaaaagcctactctagattcaggaactctaacTATAACTATAATtataactataggcctatatccaaccttccttttatctcgaagatcctggagaaagtggtagctaatcagctgtgtgacttcctccatgacaacagtttatttgaggagtttcagtcaggatttagagtccaccatagcactgagactgcactagttaaagttacaaacgatctacttctagcttcagacaggggacttctctctgtgctcgtcttgttagatcttagtgctgcttttgacaccattgaccagatcctattatacagactagaacatttacttggaattacagggactgctttaagttggtttgaatcctacttatcagaccgatctcagtttgttaatgatgagtcctctatgcacactaaagtttgccatggagtcccacaaggttcagtgcttggaccaattctttttacattatatatgcttcctctgggaaatattgtgaggaaacactccatacagtttcattgttatgcagatgatactcagctttatgtatcaataaagcccgatggcaccagtcggTTATGTCAGCtcgaaacgtgccttaaggacgttaggacctggatgaccagaatttttttgctacttaactcagacaagactgaagttattgtgctaggccctaaaaaccttaTAGAGACTTTTTCtggtgatttgactgtccttaatgacatcagcctggcatctagcaccactgttaggaatctaggagttctatgatcaagatatgtcctttagctttCACAttaggcaaatttcaagaacagcctattttcaccttcgtaatatatccaagatcaggaatatcctgtcgcaaaatgatgcagaaaaactagttcatgcatttgttacctccagattggattattgtaactctcttttgtcagggtgctctggtaagtctctaaagactcttcaactagtccagaacgctgcagctcgtgtactgactagaactcggaaaagggaccacattacgtgttagcttctctgcactggctccctatacagtctagaatagaattcaagatccttcttctcacttacaaggctctaaatggccaggcaccatcttatcttaaagagctactagtgccgtactgtccctcgagaacattacggttccagaatgcaggcctgctagtggtacctacagtctctaagtgtactatgggaggtaaagccttcagttattggGCTCCTCTCttctggaatcgtcttccagccggggtccgggaggcagactcagaggcagctcttagttatgttgctataggcttagactaccggggagctggcaccttgagctcctctctctctctctctctctctctctctctctctctctctctctctgtgtgtgtgcatatacagtacatcatattactgcatgtatctatctgtaaatctcagtcactaaccacctactttcctgggagctcttgagctctcttaggctcctcgagatcgttggttgacggcctgccagaatcccatctctccccctatccctttccaaacCCGGCGCAGTcaaggcctgtgaaggctgtttcgtcatgagccggggatttCTGCcttatttctgccttttaataaggcagttttttcttaccactgtaacttttgctgctctgctaaaagtgctcatgatggataagcctgatctttgtaacataacaatgagtaaggtctttttacctgctcttttgtaatgttaacagacaaagagtaaggtattttacctgctttttgtaaagtgtctcgagataacacttgttatgagttgacgctatacaaataaaaattgattgattgattgattgattaacgACAGGCACACAGCTGAAATGCGCGCGGATCATGACGGTCTTCGGCTCCGtgcacacttcttaccagtttctcctgtcttgactgatgtaTCTCCCGACtagttttacctctggttattgtaaaaacagtcaattaaaattaatattaactgattttatttacagatggttcatttttaggtcacccagaggtgaacgtgttgtgttgatcacctaaaagcttcagcgtgacatcacttctaaatgcagtagcctgctgttgcgcttttatcaccagctttcatcagactgtaaatatataactattactgaacattccATTCTTAAACAAAAACGATATCACGCCcagatcaaatgttttttctgacatgttttttctgacatatccgccgccagcaccgaggagccacgcggcctcgggtgcggggatctcaaaccggtaatgatccttccgcaggttcacctacggaaatGCCCtggtgaacctgcggaaggatcattaccggtttgagatccccgcacccggaCCTCTGTATTTAACCATGCAGCAGCGCTTCCTCGAATtgcgcacggagatggcacagattcatggcgcacaaaaagtcagtgacagagttagattatGATATTGTGGACACGgagaagaacggactgccagactcatatcaaaagtcgtttaactgagtttacttagttgaagaacgtgcactccacacagagctgatcagactgcagtgcgcaacgctgaaggatcaattcaagtctgttaGTTTGGAAACATgtaatcattttataatgcctcaCACTAAAATACCCGAAGATGACTTCGGTcttgcatcaaagacactctgtgtgtctgtgacaacttattcatgtgagcaggttttatctgtaatgaaccttaacgagtgcaaactatatatatatatatatatacagtttgCACTCATTAaggttttatatatatatatccatgtgttgagttatagtgatgtctgcaaaattagtccggcccacttgaggtctcatttgaacaaatccggcccccgaCCCAATAGAACTTCGACACCCCTGATTTAAACCACATGTTTGATAAAGAATGGCTGTACAATAAGTCATTATTCATTTGCAGACTAACCTAAAACAAGGGTAATTGTTCCCTTCTTTTTGACattattcctttattttttatatagaacctttttttatattatgtACAATGTAGACACTGTTATTAGTCAGCAGGGACTCAGGACCACTTGTCTGCAGAGGCGAGACAGTGTTGCTGGTAGTGGCTTATAGCGGGTCGATGTACGACCACTCCCTTTCTTTAACCATTTCAATGGAGACCTCTAACTGCTTTTTCACCGGCTTGGAGTATGGACATCTCTCGGCCCTGCAAGAATCAGGATCGGTATCTGACATAGAGTGGAGCACGTCTTGCTCCATGTCAGAGTTTGGATCACTTTCAGTGACATCCTTCTCCTGTGTCCAGGCTGGAGACGGGGTCTGGCggcttgttgttttgttgtccGCTTTGTGTCTGGTGCCGTACACTGAGCTGGGCATGGGCCGAGCCCTGAACGCCTGCCGTTCCTCTTTGGGTCCCTGCTTCCCCAGCTCTGCTGCAATCTTCGcctccctctttcttctctcccttTCTAGGAAATGGAAAGGCTGTGGCGAAGAAGAATTCGATCCCTGGttgcttttgtctgtgttgctgttattgttgtcacTTCTGCTTCGGTAAGAACGCTGACTGGAGCGGCGGCTGATGACTttgaagagaggaacatttaTGTGTGCTGGTGCAGGTGATGCCCTGAACTGTTTCTGGCATTCTCTGAGCTCTTCCAACTCTTGTCTTAGCAGTGTGTTCTCTAGCTCGACCTCAGAACGAGTCCGCACCCGGtgcctcttcctctcctcctctctcagcaTCATCTGAAAGGGTTTGGGCACGGTCACCTTGGAGTTTGAGCGGACCCTGACCCCACTTTGACGGGACTTGTTTTCCCGCAAATTGGAAAAGGAGGCCTTTGGCTGGAACCGAAACTGCTTCTGTGTTGTCAATTCTTCAGGGCTCAGAAGGATCtctctggaagaaaaaaaagagtaaagttATTGATAGATAATTTGTCAGATTCCAAATGTACAACCTTGAATACAGCCCAATGACATGGCTGCGTTTTAGCCTCTCAAACGAAGAGTGATGCCGGATGAAAATGGCAGTTCCGTAAATATGCTTAATAAACAGATGTATTTTTGTCTCATATACTTCACCAACCTTCCAAAGGGTTGGTCCCAGTCATGAGATCTTCTTGGATTGTCCAGCTCTAGTTCCCCCATGCTGTCCGCCCCACAgaattctgattggtcagaaccGCTCGATGCCTCGTGGAagtccagctcctcctgggagTTGATCCTCTGGAGTTTCCTCACTGAGCCGCTACTTTAGGATTAAATACAAGAATTACACTTCTGTAAAGTGGCTGTGCTCATAagcaaaaagacacattttaaccTTCCAAAAATGATAAACTTAATGTATTCATTCTGAAGTAACACTGAAAATGTAACACTTGATAGTGGGTCATGTAAaggtacatttagagactgtatgCCATTATCTACCTTACTGACAGTCTGGCCTCACTGTTCTCTCCTCTTACGACCCCCCCGTCGTTCTCCTTCCGGCCCTGGCTGATGTACATCCTCTCCAGCTCGGCCATGTTCCTCAGGTGAGCACTTTTCAGCTCCTCCAGTCGTCTGTAGTACTCCTGGTTGGAGAAGAACACATGCTGCTCCCTCTGAAGGCCGTAGATTTCCAGGGACAGAGACCTGCGAACCCTCCTGCACCCTTTTGCCTCCTCATTGCACTCTGAACTCAGGTCATAGTTCTGAAAGGCGGAAGTTTTATACACTTAACATTTGGAGGATGCATCCAGTGTCATCAGCATCCTATATCATAAGTTATAACCCTTTGCTGTTTAACTATCAGTAGAATAAACATCATTGGTAAAATCAACAAAATGGTTTACAAAATgcttcaaaatgtttaatttcactttggttcattttttatagtttttaactTTAATTCTGCGGTTTACAGGAATTTTTTTAAGCCTTAGAAAAAGTTCTCAGTTTTAAAATACCCAATTGTTATTAAACATTACAATGTAATTATTCACTATTAACCAGAAATAAGGCAGAAATATAATTAAGTAATCTTTTCTATATTCTTGTCTACAATGGGATTGTGAATTCTAAAGGAAAAGAACTATgttcttgtattttttgaaGACATTATGTAGGATTTGCAAAACGATTTCCTTCATCATTGATGTAATaactacgacggaggattagggccacgttaaaaaaaattatatattttttatttcgagattaaagtcgtatatttacgagattaaattcgtacatttacgagtttaatctcgtaaattaatgagttcgagaccagcctgcgcgaaaatgatgaaagtagaagtctttaaagattaaaagaataaagttgttattttagtctatatcagaagagcagcagcatcctgttctcaaatgacaaacatggagcatcttgtcaggtttcactaataaggaaataggttACTTCCAGTTTTCACATCCTTGTGTATCTGTAAAACTGGTTCTGCACATGAGACATCAGTAGGTGTGTTGGGGCTTtccttatgcagatatgaaactacgcATGCTTTTTGGCACATCATCTCCCCATTGTCATAAAATAAcgcaagaaactgtggcttttccttagaaagaaccacactgacttggaggaagttgtctgcagaggaaaataactgcggtcaagccagccgctcctcgcTTTTActtggtgaagtgagccgcccctaaatttgaagtgctcacatattctgatctttatggtaaatgctccggactgcagagcgagcaggagtaacagacagagagagcgatttTGCCCCGTTATTaatctcattttttattttttttgaaagtgCTAAATGCCTAGGTCTTacgtcttaccataaaactggctatgagatacacgtgtatgaaacgggagtaaacCGATTACTGTACAGGGAATATCTTCGCAGAATAattctgcgagtctgcggtaacttccgtttttcaaaataaggtgttcacaatttaaaaaaaaaaaaaagttttcttggAGAAAGAAATAATTACCGGTATATATATTTTCTGACATAAGtagacaatgattctgatatggttggactaaGTACTTCCTTGACTACATGCACAAGTAATATAAAGcacttttactgtgtactttGTGAGAAATCCATTGTCAAAGTCCAtaataaatcactataatgactcttttttatgactttgatgtcttgtaataAAGAATTCTTCCATAAGTAgaaaatgattctgatatggttggacttaatacctgtgcatgtagtctaggaagtactatgaagtacttttactgtgtactttttgagaaatccattGTCAAAGTCCATAATAAATCACTATAGAgtcttttttctgactttgatgtcttgtaaaaaagaattcttccataagtagaaaatgattctgatatggttggacttagtacttcctagactacatgcacaggtactatgacacagctctctgcagtgttttgagTTTAGTACAGGTGCATGTAGTCTaggaagtactaagtccaaccatatcagaatcattgtctacttatggaagaatttaatttaaaaaaatatcaaagttagaaaaaaagaggcattatagtgatttataagggactttgacaaTGAATTTCTCAAAAAGTAGTAGTTCATAGTACAGGTGCATGTAGTCTAGGAAGTaataagtccaaccatatcagaatcattgtctaCTTATAgaagaatttgtttttacaaaacatcaaagtcagaaaaaaagactcattatagtgatttataagggactttggCAATGCATTTCTCAAAAAGTAATTCATAGTACAGGTGCATGTAGTCTAGGAAGTaataagtccaaccatatcagaaccATTGTCTACTtatgtaagaaaatatatataattattgttttctcaaaaaaaactgt is part of the Labrus bergylta chromosome 10, fLabBer1.1, whole genome shotgun sequence genome and encodes:
- the LOC136180353 gene encoding protein FAM161A-like isoform X2, whose amino-acid sequence is MYRSPSLENKELIALYGGDREDFFVGDEDCGIENYDLSSECNEEAKGCRRVRRSLSLEIYGLQREQHVFFSNQEYYRRLEELKSAHLRNMAELERMYISQGRKENDGGVVRGENSEARLSVSGSVRKLQRINSQEELDFHEASSGSDQSEFCGADSMGELELDNPRRSHDWDQPFGREILLSPEELTTQKQFRFQPKASFSNLRENKSRQSGVRVRSNSKVTVPKPFQMMLREEERKRHRVRTRSEVELENTLLRQELEELRECQKQFRASPAPAHINVPLFKVISRRSSQRSYRSRSDNNNSNTDKSNQGSNSSSPQPFHFLERERRKREAKIAAELGKQGPKEERQAFRARPMPSSVYGTRHKADNKTTSRQTPSPAWTQEKDVTESDPNSDMEQDVLHSMSDTDPDSCRAERCPYSKPVKKQLEVSIEMVKEREWSYIDPL
- the LOC136180353 gene encoding protein FAM161A-like isoform X1, with amino-acid sequence MYRSPSLENKELIALYGGDREDFFVGDEDCGIENYDLSSECNEEAKGCRRVRRSLSLEIYGLQREQHVFFSNQEYYRRLEELKSAHLRNMAELERMYISQGRKENDGGVVRGENSEARLSVSSGSVRKLQRINSQEELDFHEASSGSDQSEFCGADSMGELELDNPRRSHDWDQPFGREILLSPEELTTQKQFRFQPKASFSNLRENKSRQSGVRVRSNSKVTVPKPFQMMLREEERKRHRVRTRSEVELENTLLRQELEELRECQKQFRASPAPAHINVPLFKVISRRSSQRSYRSRSDNNNSNTDKSNQGSNSSSPQPFHFLERERRKREAKIAAELGKQGPKEERQAFRARPMPSSVYGTRHKADNKTTSRQTPSPAWTQEKDVTESDPNSDMEQDVLHSMSDTDPDSCRAERCPYSKPVKKQLEVSIEMVKEREWSYIDPL